Proteins encoded by one window of Candidatus Zixiibacteriota bacterium:
- the rpsF gene encoding 30S ribosomal protein S6, with amino-acid sequence MRLYETTFILNPQTDDTTIDRQIKAIIGIITGNGGKVVIEDRIGSRRLSFQINKLSQGYYTSLVFQAPTSVLPLIERHYKLDDSYMRHLTILFTGDPEKVKEQQIAFASALEAQERAEPHRSGQFHRESSHDRGGYGGGGGRGRYDRDDDRRGPRNRDDR; translated from the coding sequence GTGCGACTGTACGAGACTACCTTTATTCTCAATCCCCAAACCGATGACACAACCATCGACCGGCAAATCAAAGCCATTATAGGAATAATAACTGGTAATGGTGGTAAGGTTGTTATTGAAGACCGAATCGGGAGCCGACGGCTGTCATTCCAAATTAATAAGCTGTCACAAGGCTATTACACAAGTTTGGTCTTTCAAGCTCCGACATCGGTACTGCCGCTAATTGAACGGCATTACAAACTTGACGATTCCTATATGCGTCATCTGACTATCCTTTTCACGGGAGACCCAGAGAAGGTCAAAGAGCAGCAGATTGCTTTTGCATCGGCTCTTGAAGCTCAGGAGCGGGCCGAGCCTCATCGCTCCGGTCAATTCCACCGTGAATCGTCGCATGATCGCGGCGGATATGGCGGCGGCGGTGGACGCGGGCGATATGATAGAGACGATGATCGTCGCGGCCCAAGAAACCGGGACGACCGATAG
- the pth gene encoding aminoacyl-tRNA hydrolase: MISLVIGLGNVGPKYARTRHNLGFSVIDKLLQAPGAAKQTNLSSVDVFIKLLSDKEIVLAKPTTLVNLSGHAVSDLLDNFQLSIKDTLIVLDDFNLPLGQVRLRTSGSDGGHNGLRSIIQTLGHENFARLRLGIGPLPETISVVDFVLGRFLDSETENAAKMVDMAAQAVILATEHPLHKVMLQLNSNPAQPENH; this comes from the coding sequence ATGATCTCACTTGTAATTGGCTTGGGCAACGTAGGCCCAAAGTACGCGCGCACCCGCCACAACCTTGGATTTTCTGTCATTGATAAACTCCTCCAAGCCCCGGGTGCTGCAAAACAGACAAATCTATCGTCAGTCGATGTCTTCATCAAACTGCTCTCTGACAAAGAGATAGTCCTTGCCAAACCGACCACACTCGTTAACCTCTCGGGGCATGCTGTTAGCGATCTGTTGGATAATTTTCAACTATCAATCAAAGATACGCTTATTGTTCTTGATGATTTCAACCTTCCGCTCGGTCAGGTTCGTCTCAGGACAAGCGGTTCCGATGGTGGTCATAACGGGCTCCGGTCAATTATCCAGACTCTGGGTCATGAAAATTTCGCACGACTTCGGCTCGGGATTGGCCCGCTTCCTGAGACTATCTCTGTAGTAGACTTTGTTTTAGGCCGATTTCTTGATTCTGAGACAGAAAATGCCGCCAAAATGGTTGACATGGCCGCCCAGGCAGTTATATTGGCCACCGAACATCCCTTGCATAAGGTGATGTTACAATTGAACAGTAACCCTGCTCAGCCTGAAAATCACTGA